A window from Pichia kudriavzevii chromosome 5, complete sequence encodes these proteins:
- a CDS encoding uncharacterized protein (PKUD0E04680) translates to MSSITGSVFAPHSKPISKNSLLEMIFVQDSGGETDLPRHAAQEGTPLEKIQYYESRRPPCEEIGSTVYPQINEQQKMPWEYNQDKNGFQDLPFVLVFVVVLLCFCVAALQSFLCVSQFHQQGVTTFWGILVTKFNLGSITISKGFILATAIISCSILLGFLQLLGLVFFYKIFIIGGFIGSTILALSLTIYFYLNLKLKPMYLSIAMLILCIFLGWILRSKVAFSTQLIRIGSRFMRSNPSIWIIYTVMILLNTLGVVVYFYVFTLSVLSLEMETGHNVQYVKVSFLLFCGYYFAQIFENAVKVTVGTICCKWYFNSSIDTSTAICHMLSRCSGSICLGSLIMGGLTIVREFSMISKSKRRLTSNPFSKIVWTMVTTLMSIVQFTMKYFNEYAFAYMVLHATGYITSSYKMYNLYIRKGYSTLISESIVKVTLQLYVVYSGIAASTLAFFYIAVAVPQQEIYNTEVVAIVLVSGLVALQITRMVSMLVNAYVHLMLVCLTEYRETLQWLHPQEFELIQKHLVH, encoded by the coding sequence ATGAGCTCAATTACAGGTTCAGTGTTTGCACCACATAGCAAACCGATAAGCAAGAACTCATTGCTAGAAATGATTTTTGTACAGGATAGTGGAGGAGAAACTGATCTACCACGACACGCTGCTCAGGAGGGGACACCTTTAGAAAAAATCCAATATTATGAGAGTCGTCGTCCTCCCTGTGAAGAAATAGGGAGTACAGTGTACCCCCAAATCAACGAGCAACAGAAGATGCCATGGGAATATAACCAAGACAAGAATGGGTTTCAAGATTTACCATTTGTTTTAGTGTTTGTGGTTGTTTTGCTGTGTTTTTGTGTTGCTGCACTTCAGAGCTTCCTGTGCGTTTCGCAGTTTCACCAACAGGGAGTAACAACTTTTTGGGGTATTCTTGTTACTAAGTTCAACCTTGGCAGTATCACCATTAGCAAAGGGTTTATTTTAGCAACAGCAATTATTAGCTGCTCAATATTACTTGGATTTCTACAGTTGTTAGGATTGGTGTTCTTCTATAAGATTTTCATAATTGGTGGATTCATTGGTAGCACCATATTGGCGTTAAGTTTGACTATTTATTTCTACCTGAACTTAAAATTGAAGCCCATGTATTTGTCAATTGCtatgttgattttgtgCATATTCTTAGGTTGGATTTTACGGTCAAAAGTGGCCTTCAGTACCCAACTCATCAGAATTGGCTCTAGATTTATGAGGTCAAATCCTAGTATTTGGATAATTTATACAGTGATGATCCTACTCAACACACTTGGAGTAGTAGtatatttttatgtttttacATTATCTGTTCTTTCCCTTGAAATGGAAACTGGTCACAATGTCCAATATGTAAAAGTATCCTTTTTACTTTTCTGTGGTTACTATTTTGCacaaatctttgaaaacgCCGTGAAAGTTACCGTGGGTACAATTTGCTGTAAATGGTACTTTAACTCTTCAATTGACACTTCAACTGCAATATGTCATATGTTGAGTAGATGCAGTGGTTCAATTTGCTTGGGGTCTTTGATTATGGGGGGTTTGACTATTGTGAGGGAGTTTTCGATGATATCAAAGTCTAAAAGAAGGCTGACATCGAatccattttcaaagattgtGTGGACTATGGTTACTACATTGATGTCAATTGTACAATTTACAATGAAATACTTTAATGAATATGCGTTTGCATATATGGTATTACACGCAACAGGATATATAACCTCGTCTTATAAGATGTACAACTTGTACATAAGAAAAGGGTACAGTACTTTAATCAGCGAAAGTATTGTCAAAGTGACTCTTCAACTCTATGTGGTGTATTCCGGTATAGCCGCATCGACACTTGCATTCTTTTACATTGCTGTGGCAGTACCTCAACAAGAGATCTATAATACTGAGGTGGTTGCCATTGTCCTTGTGAGCGGATTGGTTGCACTGCAAATAACAAGAATGGTCTCAATGCTGGTAAATGCCTATGTTCATCTCATGCTTGTTTGTTTAACAGAATATAGAGAAACTTTGCAATGGTTACATCCGCAAGAGTTTGAGTTGATTCAAAAACACCTTGTACACTAA
- a CDS encoding uncharacterized protein (PKUD0E04690; similar to Saccharomyces cerevisiae YOR270C (VPH1); ancestral locus Anc_8.718) — MPENEAIFRSAEMSMVQLYIPTEISRESIYSLGKLGKVEFRDLNKNVNQFQRLFVDEIRKLDNVERQYRYLIKVMEEHGINPIENLAVDYEANIKNPLSTAQLEEICSSAELFEKRVSELSDSADDLMKKQADLKQHQQVLFAAEEYFNSEDTRNLIDLSEAPYSPQMSGETLEGGVFAEVESNFITGVIPREKVPILEKILWRVLRGNLLFKTTEIESKMYDSKAKEFVDKNSFIIFSHGELILSRIRKICESLDADLYSVNVDSKLRLNQQKQTNDKLTDITNVLETTNLTLLTELRVLSSEIDNWVKCIKLEKSVYTTMNKCHYDLGRKCLISEGWVPSDEVAVVQETLEDCSTRFSGDAESVFPIVMNVVATTKTPPTYHRTNKFTEAYQAMCDSYGIATYREVNAALPTSATFPFLFAVMFGDMGHGFIMFLSALVLVLNEKTISRMKRDEIFDMAYSGRYILLMMGFFSMYTGFLYNDIFSISMTLFKSGWAWPSKWKEGELIEAHQVGTYIAGLDPAWHGAENALLFSNSYKMKLSILLGFIHMSYSYVFSLVNALHFKSLIDIVGNFIPGFIFMHGIFGYLTICIVYKWCIDWVAIEKPAPSLLNMLINMFLSPGKVDDELYPGQATVQVFLLLAALVCVPCLLLIKPLWFKHQESKKRYISLSNTEIDEENTSDENNLLSNVDITEDEEHEEHTFGDVMIHQVIHTIEFCLNCVSHTASYLRLWALSLAHAQLSSVLWSMTIGGSFKITGFGGSIFIFFMFGMWFVLTVCILVVMEGTSAMLHALRLHWVESMSKFFEGEGTPFEPYSFSSILAEDAA, encoded by the exons ATGCCCGAGAATGAAGCTATTTTCC GCTCTGCGGAAATGTCAATGGTCCAACTCTATATTCCTACTGAAATCTCCCGGGAATCCATTTATTCTTTGGGAAAGTTAGGTAAAGTTGAATTTCGTGATTTAAATAAGAATGTCAACCAGTTCCAACGtttatttgttgatgaaatcagGAAATTGGATAACGTTGAAAGACAATACAGATACTTGATCAAAGTAATGGAGGAACATGGCATTAATCCAATTGAGAATTTGGCTGTTGATTACGAGGCAAACATTAAGAATCCCCTATCTACAGCACAACTGGAGGAAATTTGTTCTTCAGCTGAgctatttgaaaaaaggGTTTCTGAACTATCCGATTCTGCAGACGATCTTATGAAGAAACAAGCTGACTTGAAGCAACATCAACAGGTTTTATTTGCCGCTGAAGAGTATTTCAATTCTGAAGATACCAGAAATCTAATTGACTTAAGCGAGGCTCCTTACTCACCACAAATGAGCGGCGAGACACTGGAAGGTGGGGTGTTTGCAGAGGTTGAATCGAACTTTATAACCGGTGTTATTCCTAGAGAAAAAGTTCCTATCTTGGAGAAGATTCTATGGAGAGTTTTGAGAGGTAACTTACTTTTTAAAACTACTGAAATTGAATCTAAAATGTATGATTCCAAGGCCAAGGAGTTTGTTGACAAGAActcttttattattttctctCATGGTGAATTGATACTATCGAGAATTCGCAAAATTTGTGAATCTTTGGATGCTGATTTATATTCTGTCAATGTTGACTCAAAACTCAGATTGAACCAACAGAAGCAAACCAATGATAAATTGACCGATATCACCAATGTTTTGGAAACTACAAATTTAACTTTACTCACTGAATTAAGAGTTTTATCAAGTGAGATTGATAACTGGGTCAAATGCATTAAGTTGGAGAAGTCTGTTTACACAACTATGAATAAATGCCACTATGACTTGGGTAGaaaatgtttgatttccGAAGGTTGGGTTCCATCGGATGAAGTTGCCGTCGTACAAGAGACTCTCGAGGATTGTTCAACCAGATTTTCTGGTGATGCAGAATCTGTTTTCCCGATTGTTATGAACGTAGTAGCTACAACGAAGACACCACCAACTTACCACAGAACCAACAAGTTCACAGAAGCCTACCAAGCAATGTGTGACTCCTATGGTATTGCTACCTACCGTGAAGTCAATGCTGCTCTACCAACATCGGCAACGTTCccatttttgtttgctgtTATGTTTGGTGATATGGGCCATGGGTTCATTATGTTTTTGTCTGCTTTAGTTTTAGTTTTGAACGAAAAGACAATCAGCAGAATGAAGAGAGATGAAATCTTTGATATGGCATACAGCGGACGCTATATTTTGTTAATGATGGGGTTTTTCTCAATGTACACTGGGTTCCTCTATAACGATATTTTTTCGATTTCAATGACTCTCTTCAAATCGGGTTGGGCATGGCCATCTAAATGGAAAGAAGGTGAATTGATTGAGGCGCACCAGGTGGGCACCTATATTGCTGGTCTTGATCCTGCATGGCATGGTGCTGAGAATGCACTATTGTTTTCGAATTCGTATAAGATGAAGCTATCCATTTTGCTTGGGTTCATTCACATGTCGTATTCGTATGTTTTCTCACTTGTTAATGCACTTCATTTCAAATCGCTCATTGACATTGTTGGTAATTTCATTCCAGGGTTTATTTTCATGCATGGCATTTTCGGCTATTTGACCATCTGTATTGTTTACAAATGGTGTATTGACTGGgttgcaattgaaaaaccGGCTCCAAGCTTGTTAAACATGTTGATCAATATGTTCTTGTCGCCAGGTAAAGTTGACGATGAGTTGTATCCAGGACAAGCAACCGTGCAAGTGTTTCTACTTCTAGCAGCCTTGGTTTGTGTTCCATGTTTGTTATTGATCAAACCATTATGGTTCAAGCATCAAGAGTCGAAGAAGAGGTACATTTCTCTGTCCAACACTGAGATTGACGAGGAAAATACAAGTGATGAAAACAACCTATTATCTAATGTTGACATTACAGAAGACGAGGAGCATGAGGAACATACCTTTGGTGATGTCATGATTCACCAGGTCATCCATACCATTGAGTTCTGCTTGAACTGTGTCTCCCATACGGCGTCCTATTTACGTTTGTGGGCGTTATCGCTAGCACATGCGCAGTTGTCGTCTGTTTTATGGTCCATGACCATTGGTGGCAGTTTCAAAATAACCGGGTTTGGCGGCTCcatctttatctttttcatGTTTGGCATGTGGTTTGTGTTAACTGTTTGTATTTTGGTTGTTATGGAAGGTACGTCTGCGATGTTACATGCCTTGAGATTACATTGGGTCGAGTCCATGTccaaattctttgaaggaGAAGGTACGCCATTTGAACCTTACTCCTTTTCGAGCATCTTGGCCGAAGACGCAGCCTAG
- a CDS encoding uncharacterized protein (PKUD0E04720; similar to Saccharomyces cerevisiae YOR244W (ESA1); ancestral locus Anc_8.673): MTSDTEQTLDTLDAASLVPPERAKTPLFKAKQITPGSKVFVLKDDTYRLADILAFQLKKGKPKYYVHYVEFNKRLDEWIGEEVIDFHRPLLLPKEPSQKKDTKKQKKRSSSSNQKEKSGTPDVDKKLSVQSENKLEDDEMDLDNLNVQGLVKEGEELTREEEIKKLRTSGSMTQNNVHALAKIRNFTKVIIGNHEVEPWYFSPYPQEFTEEEQLYICDFSLNYFASKKQFERFRSKCTLQHPPGNEIYRDDYVSFFEIDGRNQRTWCRNLCLLSKLFLDHKTLYYDVDPFLFYCMTRRDEYGHHLVGYFSKEKESADGYNVACILTLPQYQRHGYGKLLIQFSYELSKKEGKVGSPEKPLSDLGLLSYRAFWAETIAALLIDQKPSEISVEEISQQTAMTTTDILHTLQTMNMLRYYKGQHIICITDQVQQAHEKLKKKKKHKLDPKKLQWKPPVFSAAQLRFGW; this comes from the coding sequence ATGACTTCTGACACCGAACAAACATTGGATACGCTAGATGCAGCTAGTTTAGTCCCGCCGGAGCGTGCGAAAACCCCTCTTTTCAAAGCAAAGCAAATAACACCTGGATCGAAGGTTTTCGTGCTCAAGGATGATACCTACAGATTGGCAGACATTTTAGCGTttcagttgaagaagggCAAACCTAAATATTACGTGCATTATGTCGAGTTCAACAAAAGGTTGGATGAATGGATCGGTGAGGAAGTTATCGACTTTCATAGACCGTTACTTTTACCCAAGGAACCGTCACAAAAGAAGGacacaaagaaacaaaaaaagaggagTTCATCATCCAAtcagaaagaaaaaagtggGACTCCAGATGTTGACAAGAAATTGAGTGTTCAGTCTGAGAATAAGttagaagatgatgaaatggatCTAGACAACTTAAATGTCCAAGGTTTGGTCAAAGAAGGCGAAGAGTTAACACGTGAAGAGGAGATTAAGAAATTGAGAACAAGTGGCTCGATGACACAGAATAACGTGCATGCATTGGCTAAAATCAGAAACTTTACCAAAGTCATCATAGGAAATCACGAAGTTGAGCCATGGTATTTTTCTCCATACCCACAAGAGTTCACAGAGGAGGAGCAGTTATACATATGTGACTTTTCGTTAAACTACTTTGCGTCAAAGAAGCAATTTGAAAGGTTCAGATCAAAGTGTACATTACAACATCCACCGGGTAATGAAATATATCGTGATGACTAtgtttcattttttgaaattgatggaCGAAATCAGAGAACGTGGTGTAGAAACCTTTGTTTACTATCgaaattatttttggaCCATAAGACTTTGTATTATGATGTCGACCCATTTCTGTTTTATTGTATGACAAGAAGAGATGAATATGGCCACCATCTGGTTGGCTATTtctccaaagaaaaagaatcTGCTGATGGTTACAATGTTGCTTGTATCTTAACATTACCacaatatcaaagacaCGGTTATGGTAAATTACTCATACAATTTTCCTATGAGTTATCCAAAAAGGAAGGGAAAGTGGGATCCCCAGAGAAACCCTTATCCGACTTGGGTTTACTATCTTATCGTGCATTTTGGGCAGAAACAATTGCTGCATTACTAATAGATCAAAAACCATCCGAAATatcagttgaagaaatatcaCAGCAAACTGCAATGACAACCACGGATATCTTACATACACTACAAACTATGAACATGCTTCGATATTATAAAGGACAGCACATTATTTGTATAACTGATCAAGTGCAACAAGCTCATGAGAAgctaaaaaagaaaaagaaacacaaaTTAGATCCGAAGAAATTACAATGGAAACCACCTGTTTTCAGTGCTGCGCAATTAAGGTTCGGTTGGTGA
- a CDS encoding uncharacterized protein (PKUD0E04700; similar to Saccharomyces cerevisiae YDL210W (UGA4)), which yields MGFEEFAHTTSHRPHPLRSMSSRFDDIKSQENSLRNIDATHTAGDVDLLAEIGYKQELKRTFSTFQVFGIAYSIMGLLPSIASLTGLGLSAGPAGFLWGWFSSCVMIVSVGLSMAELASSIPTSGGLYYWTYYYSPERYRVISSYFIGFCNALALCAGLVSICYGNAEEIIAAVYLSHEGFEINRGKIYGVFVGCVITQAFATCLSSKHIAWLQSTSAICNTGLILLFFIAVPIGQKVNNGGFNDGKFMFGKVENFSDWPIGFQFVLSLFPAIWTIGAFDSCVHMSEEAKNASHGVPIGIISSISFCSMLGFFIIIVINACVSKDLLAVINTDSGFPLAQLISDSMGKRWAVAFMSLISFCQWLMGASILTALSRQIWAFARDDGLPFSSYIKVVHPTYKVPFRAVIFAACVSIALGCLCLAGSTAASALFSLTISGNYTAWCVPVFLRLTFGKSRFKPGPFYLGPTLSVLNGWITVSWGLFVFVVAMIPSTKVVDKTSMNYTVVITFGVWILSMIYFFVYRYKVYHGPKSNLSPEDEIISEHESINDVHVQPLPKNLENFSAA from the coding sequence ATGGGATTTGAGGAATTCGCACACACAACGTCGCATAGACCACATCCTCTAAGGAGCATGTCTTCTAGATTCGACGATATCAAATCACAGGAAAACTCTCTAAGAAATATCGATGCCACTCATACTGCTGGTGATGTGGACTTATTGGCAGAAATTGGTTATAAACAGGAACTAAAGAGAACCTTCTCCACGTTCCAGGTTTTCGGTATTGCATACTCCATCATGGGACTACTACCATCCATTGCCTCCCTTACGGGCCTTGGTCTAAGCGCCGGACCAGCAGGTTTCCTTTGGGGGTGGTTTAGTTCGTGTGTCATGATTGTCTCTGTTGGTTTATCAATGGCAGAGCTGGCCTCGTCGATTCCAACATCGGGTGGTCTCTACTATTGGACTTACTATTATTCTCCAGAGAGATATAGAGTCATATCTTCTTACTTTATTGGCTTTTGTAATGCATTGGCTTTATGTGCGGGTTTGGTGTCCATTTGTTACGGTAACgcagaagaaatcattgcAGCTGTTTATCTCTCACATGAAGGCTTTGAAATTAATAGGGGGAAAATCTATGGTGTCTTTGTTGGTTGCGTCATCACACAAGCATTTGCCACTTGTTTGTCCTCTAAACACATTGCTTGGCTTCAATCAACTTCTGCTATTTGTAATACCGGCTTGATTCTGTTGTTCTTTATTGCAGTTCCAATTGGCCAAAAGGTAAATAATGGTGGATTCAATGATGGTAAATTCATGTTTGGTAAAGTGGAGAATTTCAGCGATTGGCCAATAGGTTTCCAGTTTGTCCTATCGTTATTCCCTGCTATTTGGACTATTGGTGCATTTGATTCGTGTGTTCATATGTCCGAAGAGGCTAAGAATGCCTCTCATGGTGTTCCAATCGGTATtatctcttcaatttccttttgttcAATGTTGGGAttcttcattattattgttatcaACGCCTGTGTTAGTAAAGATTTGTTGGCTGTCATTAACACCGATAGTGGATTCCCATTAGCTCAACTAATTTCAGACTCAATGGGTAAGAGATGGGCTGTCGCATTTATGTCATTAATTTCCTTCTGCCAGTGGCTAATGGGTGCATCCATTTTAACTGCTCTATCTAGACAAATCTGGGCATTTGCTAGAGATGATGGCTTGCCATTCTCTTCATACATCAAGGTTGTCCACCCAACCTATAAAGTTCCGTTCAGAGCTGTCATCTTTGCTGCTTGCGTCTCCATTGCCCTAGGATGCTTGTGTCTTGCAGGTAGTACCGCTGCCAGTGCCCTCTTCTCCTTGACTATCTCAGGTAATTATACCGCTTGGTGTGTCCCTGTCTTTTTAAGATTGACTTTTGGTAAGTCGAGATTTAAACCAGGTCCTTTCTACTTGGGTCCAACGTTGTCTGTTTTGAACGGTTGGATCACAGTTTCCTGGGGGCTGTTTGTCTTTGTGGTTGCAATGATTCCAAGTACAAAAGTTGTTGACAAAACAAGCATGAACTATACTGTAGTGATTACTTTTGGTGTCTggattttatcaatgatttacttttttgtttacagATACAAAGTGTATCACGGTCCAAAGTCTAACTTGTCACCAGAGGATGAAATCATTAGTGAACATGAGAGTATCAATGATGTTCATGTTCAACCTCTCCCAAAAAACCTAGAAAATTTTTCTGCTGCTTGA
- a CDS encoding uncharacterized protein (PKUD0E04710; Pfam Domains: PTPA(2.7e-120)) — protein sequence MSDIIEPKSRLRSIEDLEAFQSSQTYNDVYTYVERLALSVHGLELTDPTLPKPKEIQSLVSLLDSIDSIIDSHPVKQESNSRFGKIEFHDFYDDLHNTSVELISKLPFNFSEQHTTDLSAYLNNSFGDRQRIDYGSGHELNFLCFLLGLDKLKYFPESHELDKSVVLIIFAKYLKIMRRLQLLYWLEPAGSHGVWGLDDYHFLPFLFGAAQLSPMNRPRPLSIHNEDYVEEFKDKYFYFGCVDFINKVKTGAQSLRWTSPMLDDISGVKAWKKIEEGMFKMYKAEVLGKLAVVQHFIFTTILPCPELKENGEADDTHTHDHDHNHHGHCHSLDNPLISTWGDCCGIKVPSAIAAKAAQQNKHKIPFD from the coding sequence ATGTCAGATATCATTGAACCCAAAAGCAGACTCCGCTCTATAGAAGATCTAGAGGCATTTCAAAGCTCGCAAACATATAATGACGTTTACACATACGTGGAAAGACTAGCCCTCTCAGTCCATGGACTTGAATTGACAGATCCTACAttaccaaaaccaaaggaAATCCAATCACTCGTCTCTCTACTAGATAGTATTGACTCGATAATAGATTCTCACCCTGTCAAACAGGAAAGCAATAGCAGGTTTGGTAAAATCGAGTTTCATGATTTTTATGACGATTTACATAACACGTCAGTTGAACTGATATCCAAATTacccttcaatttctctgAACAGCACACTACAGACTTAAGTGCCTATCTGAACAATTCTTTTGGTGATAGGCAAAGAATAGATTATGGTTCAGGTCATGAGttgaattttctttgctttttaTTAGGTCTTGATAAATTGAAGTACTTCCCCGAATCCCATGAACTTGATAAATCTGTTGTCTTGATTATATTTGctaaatatttgaaaataatgcGCCGTTTACAATTGTTATACTGGTTAGAACCAGCAGGATCCCATGGGGTTTGGGGTTTGGATGATTATCATTTTTTGCCATTCCTATTTGGTGCTGCTCAATTGTCTCCGATGAACAGACCGAGACCTTTAAGTATCCATAACGAAGACTACGTTGAGGAGTTTAAGGACAAatacttttattttggTTGCGTAGATTTTATAAACAAGGTTAAAACAGGCGCACAGTCTCTAAGGTGGACGTCGCCAATGTTGGATGATATCAGTGGCGTTAAAGCATGGAAAAAAATCGAAGAAGGTATGTTCAAGATGTACAAAGCAGAAGTTTTGGGGAAGTTGGCCGTTGTTCAACATTTTATCTTCACTACCATACTACCTTGTCCtgaattgaaggaaaacgGTGAAGCTGATGATACCCATACTCATGACCACGATCACAATCATCATGGTCATTGCCACAGTCTAGACAATCCTCTAATCTCCACATGGGGCGATTGTTGTGGAATAAAAGTTCCTAGTGCGATTGCAGCCAAGGCGGCCCAACAGAATAAGCATAAAATACCGTTTGATTAA